A window of Paraburkholderia megapolitana genomic DNA:
CAACCAGGCAACTACACAGGCAACTGCGCCGGCAAAAAACATCGTTCTGGTCCACGGTGCGTGGGTCGATGGATCGGGCTGGAAGCCGGTCTACGACATCCTGAAGAAGGACGGCTATAACGTGTCCATCGTGCAGGAACCGTTGAGCTCGCTCGAAGACGACGTGGCCGCGACGAAGCGCGTGCTCGCGCTGCAGAACGGTCCCACCATCCTCGTCGCGCACAGCTACGGCGGCTCGGTGATCACCGAGGCCGGCGTGGCGCCGAACGTGGTCGGACTGGTGTACGTCGCTGCCCACGCACCTGCGGTCGGAGAAGACGAGAGCACGCTCGGCAAGGGCATGCCGAGCTACACGTCGAAGCAGCCGGGCGCGATCGTCAAGACCGACGACGGCTACACCTACCTCAACCCCGCCGATTTCCCGAAAGACTTCGCCGCCGATCTGCCCCACGACGAGGCCGTGTTCGAAGCGCACTCGCAGATCCTCACGGCCGCGAAAGTCTTCTCGACACCGATGACGGTTGCCGCATGGCAGACCAAACCGAGCTGGGGCATCGTCGCCGCCGACGACCTGATCATCAACCCGGATCTCGAACGCTGGTACTACGCACGCGCGCATAGCCACACGACGGTACTCAAGGGCGCCAGTCACTCGGTCTATGAAACGCGTCCGAAGGAAGTGGCCGCGGTCATCGAAGACGCTGCGAAGCACGCACAGGGTTGATCGTTGTACGAAGATGCA
This region includes:
- a CDS encoding alpha/beta hydrolase; this translates as MLPLAAAVLSVSASLLASTGAMAQDANQATTQATAPAKNIVLVHGAWVDGSGWKPVYDILKKDGYNVSIVQEPLSSLEDDVAATKRVLALQNGPTILVAHSYGGSVITEAGVAPNVVGLVYVAAHAPAVGEDESTLGKGMPSYTSKQPGAIVKTDDGYTYLNPADFPKDFAADLPHDEAVFEAHSQILTAAKVFSTPMTVAAWQTKPSWGIVAADDLIINPDLERWYYARAHSHTTVLKGASHSVYETRPKEVAAVIEDAAKHAQG